One segment of Nostoc piscinale CENA21 DNA contains the following:
- a CDS encoding AAA family ATPase, with the protein MAIQLTSILDALHQHRVIHKDIKPANILIHPQTKQVQLIDFGIASLLPKETQEIKSLNILEGTLAYISPEQTGRMNRGIDYRSDFYSLGVTFYELLTRELPFNSDEPMELVHCHLAKMPTLIGNREEIPQVVADIVLKLMAKNAEDRYQSALGLKYDLELCLTQLQNTGQIIDFKIGGRDVCDRFLIPEKLYGREAEVSTLLQAFERVASGTSEMMLVAGFSGIGKTAVVNEVHKPITRQQGYFIKGKFDQFNRNIPLSAFVQALRDLISQLLSESDAQLLQWRNQILQVVGENGQVLIEVIPELERLIGKQPPAPELSGTAVQNRFNLLFQKFIAVFTTNKHPLVMFLDDLQWADLASLQLIKLLMEDENYLLLLGAYRNNEVSAAHPFILTVEELKKAGKAVNTITLAPLSLSDTNQLVADTLHCPTERSLPLTELINRKTKGNPFFITQFLKALYEDKQITFDHQQGYWECDFAQVNALSVTDDVVEFMATQLQKLPLDSQNILKLAACIGNSFDLTSLAVVSQHSPQTVADALWQILQEGLILPQSQVYKFYLSDEQEAQTNNVENVAYRFLHDRVQQAAYSLIPEDQKQVTHLAIGQLLHANTPATQIDTYIFEIVNHLNIGIDLITQPDKQLELAELNLLAGRKAKGVAYNAAVKYCTQGIDLLPADAWREHYQLTLNLHNERLEAACLNTDFDKLPAWGEVVLQSATSLLDTIKVYEVRMMAFRSQGKFAEVVETGLQVLKLLGVEFPAQPTTTDISTETQYTQQLWIGSTPLSLADLPVMNDPYQLAAMQIMTKLVSSVYIVAPALLPLITFKQVQMSIQFGNSSIAIFSYADYGLILCGFIGNIDAGYEFGQLSLKLLEQHQINAFKTRAYFIINTFIRHWKEPLDRIIPSLLEAYQSGLDTGDWVYVAMNIVTYSQYAYWSGRELSDLAQEMKAYRQVISQVKQEATLKYQECYQQTVLNLLGQAEVPYRLEGKVFNVTEVLPSLQAVNNDTGLFYLYLNQAVLCYLFGEDELASQQAALAEQYSGAVIGYFVAVIGVFYDALIHLARYSDADIQEQSVILERINAHQEKLQTWATYAPFNHQHRWQLVAAERYRVLGKLAEAMEYYDLAIAQAKTHGYLQDEALSNELAAKFYLNWGRQKVAASYMQEAYYCYARWGAKAKTQDLENRYPDLLHIILQQRVQPLQMLETLSSSISPVISIDNSAHLSRSSSTDINTFDFAAILKASQAISGTIQLDELLHQLTQIILQHSGGDRCALILPDSQGQWLVRAIATLATIELCTEPLEGNSNLPLKLIQYVKNTQEMVMIDELKTNLPVIDEYLQERQPKSLLCLPIINQGQIIGILYLKNRSTSNVFTSDRILILNFLCTQAAISLENARLYQDSQIYAQQLEQSLEKLRLSENRFQKLADNIPGMIYQIRIKADGSASVPYVSSGCQSLYEVAAKDLMSEKFSLRDFEHPEDQAETFRATMESAQNLSTFQHEWRIITPNGNIKWVKAASQPEINEDGEMVWDGIVIDISDRKLAEAAIEQKSQALENALQELQQAQLQMIQHEKMSALGNLVAGVAHEMNNPLGFIAVSLEQAKPTLTDITEHLKLYQQALPNPDAEILAHAKEIDLDYSLEDLPKMLDAMVIAADRLKNISTSLRTFSRADQDYKVLFNINEGIDSTILILKHRLKANQHRPEILVVTKYDNLQPILCFPGQLNQVFMNILANAIDALDESSIGKSFEELKLNLHKIIVKTAIENQHVTISIADNGQGMSEEIKSRIFDHLFTTKGVGKGTGLGLAIARQIVEEKHGGKIAVHSVLGQGTEFVISLPITDDAINNH; encoded by the coding sequence ATTGCCATTCAACTCACAAGTATTCTCGATGCGCTACATCAACATCGAGTCATTCATAAAGACATTAAACCAGCAAATATTTTAATTCATCCCCAAACAAAACAAGTTCAATTAATTGATTTTGGTATTGCTTCATTACTCCCAAAAGAAACTCAAGAAATTAAAAGTCTTAATATTTTAGAAGGAACTTTAGCTTATATTTCCCCAGAACAAACAGGGAGGATGAACCGCGGTATAGATTATCGCAGTGATTTTTATTCTTTGGGTGTGACATTTTATGAATTATTGACAAGAGAATTGCCATTTAATAGCGATGAGCCGATGGAGTTGGTACATTGTCATTTAGCGAAAATGCCAACGTTGATAGGGAACAGGGAAGAAATTCCGCAAGTAGTAGCAGATATTGTGTTGAAATTAATGGCGAAAAATGCCGAAGATAGATATCAAAGTGCTTTGGGATTAAAGTATGATTTAGAACTTTGCTTAACTCAACTTCAAAATACAGGGCAAATTATTGATTTTAAAATTGGTGGGCGGGATGTGTGCGATCGCTTCCTCATCCCCGAAAAATTGTATGGTAGAGAAGCAGAAGTCAGCACCTTATTACAAGCATTTGAACGTGTGGCTAGTGGCACATCAGAAATGATGCTAGTGGCGGGATTTTCCGGGATTGGTAAAACGGCTGTAGTGAATGAAGTTCACAAGCCCATAACCCGTCAGCAAGGTTATTTTATCAAAGGTAAATTTGACCAGTTCAACCGGAATATTCCCTTATCCGCTTTTGTGCAAGCTTTACGTGACTTAATATCACAATTGTTGTCCGAATCAGACGCACAATTGCTACAGTGGCGCAATCAAATTTTGCAAGTTGTGGGAGAAAACGGGCAAGTTTTGATTGAGGTAATTCCCGAATTAGAACGATTGATTGGGAAACAACCGCCAGCACCAGAACTATCGGGAACGGCGGTGCAGAATCGGTTTAATTTACTGTTTCAAAAGTTTATTGCCGTGTTTACCACCAACAAACATCCCTTGGTGATGTTTCTCGATGATTTACAGTGGGCGGATTTAGCTTCGCTACAGTTAATTAAACTGTTGATGGAGGATGAAAATTATCTGCTGTTGTTGGGTGCTTATCGAAATAATGAAGTATCAGCCGCCCATCCATTTATCTTGACAGTGGAAGAACTCAAGAAAGCAGGTAAGGCGGTGAATACAATTACTCTGGCTCCTCTTTCCTTGAGTGATACCAATCAGTTAGTTGCTGATACTTTGCATTGTCCAACAGAGCGATCGCTTCCCTTAACAGAATTAATCAATCGTAAAACCAAAGGCAATCCCTTTTTTATCACCCAGTTTCTCAAGGCTTTATACGAAGATAAACAAATCACATTTGATCACCAGCAAGGTTACTGGGAATGTGATTTTGCTCAAGTGAATGCCTTATCTGTGACTGATGATGTAGTGGAATTTATGGCTACTCAGTTACAGAAATTGCCTCTTGATTCGCAAAATATCCTGAAGTTAGCTGCTTGTATTGGCAACTCTTTTGATTTAACCTCTTTGGCAGTTGTTTCCCAACACTCGCCCCAGACAGTAGCAGATGCTTTGTGGCAGATTTTGCAGGAAGGATTGATTTTACCCCAAAGTCAAGTTTATAAGTTTTATCTCAGCGATGAGCAAGAAGCTCAGACTAACAATGTCGAAAATGTTGCTTATCGCTTTCTCCATGATCGCGTCCAACAAGCGGCTTACTCTTTAATTCCCGAAGACCAAAAACAAGTCACCCATCTGGCGATCGGTCAATTACTGCACGCGAATACACCTGCAACTCAAATAGATACATATATTTTTGAAATTGTCAATCACCTGAATATCGGCATTGATTTAATCACTCAGCCCGACAAACAACTAGAGTTAGCCGAACTGAATTTGCTGGCGGGGCGCAAAGCTAAAGGTGTAGCCTATAATGCTGCTGTCAAATATTGCACCCAAGGCATTGACTTACTTCCCGCCGATGCCTGGAGAGAACATTACCAATTAACCCTAAATCTGCATAACGAGCGTTTAGAAGCGGCTTGCCTGAATACAGACTTTGACAAGCTACCAGCATGGGGTGAGGTGGTGTTGCAATCGGCTACTTCTTTGCTGGATACGATCAAAGTCTATGAAGTCCGAATGATGGCATTTCGATCGCAAGGTAAATTTGCCGAAGTGGTTGAAACTGGGTTGCAAGTATTGAAATTACTTGGCGTGGAATTTCCCGCACAGCCAACTACAACAGATATTAGCACCGAAACCCAATATACACAGCAACTATGGATAGGTAGCACCCCCCTAAGTTTAGCGGATTTGCCTGTAATGAATGATCCCTATCAACTAGCAGCCATGCAAATCATGACTAAACTGGTGTCGTCTGTTTACATTGTTGCACCTGCACTATTACCACTCATCACCTTCAAACAAGTGCAGATGTCTATCCAGTTTGGGAATTCGTCTATTGCTATTTTTTCCTATGCAGACTATGGATTAATTCTCTGTGGTTTTATAGGAAATATTGATGCTGGCTATGAATTTGGGCAACTTTCGTTAAAATTACTCGAACAACATCAAATTAACGCATTTAAAACCAGGGCTTATTTTATCATCAATACTTTCATCCGCCACTGGAAAGAACCTTTAGATCGCATTATTCCATCTCTTTTAGAAGCTTATCAGAGTGGCTTAGACACCGGAGATTGGGTATATGTGGCGATGAACATAGTGACATATAGTCAGTATGCTTATTGGAGTGGCCGAGAATTAAGTGATTTGGCACAGGAAATGAAGGCTTATCGGCAAGTTATCAGCCAAGTCAAACAAGAAGCAACCTTAAAGTATCAAGAGTGTTATCAGCAAACAGTCCTCAACTTATTAGGACAAGCAGAAGTTCCCTATCGTTTAGAAGGGAAAGTCTTCAATGTCACCGAAGTTCTGCCCAGTTTACAAGCTGTCAACAATGATACAGGGTTATTCTATCTTTATCTTAATCAAGCCGTTCTCTGTTATTTGTTTGGCGAAGATGAACTTGCTTCCCAACAAGCTGCCTTAGCAGAACAGTATAGTGGTGCAGTCATTGGCTATTTCGTTGCAGTTATCGGAGTTTTTTATGATGCTTTAATTCATCTGGCACGCTACAGTGATGCTGATATCCAAGAACAATCAGTTATTTTAGAGCGAATTAATGCCCATCAAGAAAAACTCCAAACTTGGGCTACTTATGCACCATTCAATCATCAACATCGTTGGCAACTTGTAGCCGCAGAACGCTATCGAGTGCTTGGTAAACTGGCTGAAGCGATGGAATATTATGATTTAGCTATTGCCCAAGCTAAAACTCACGGTTATCTGCAAGATGAAGCATTGAGCAATGAACTCGCAGCTAAATTTTACCTGAATTGGGGTAGACAAAAAGTAGCAGCCAGTTATATGCAGGAAGCATACTACTGTTACGCTCGTTGGGGTGCAAAAGCCAAAACTCAAGATTTGGAAAATCGCTATCCTGATTTACTGCATATTATTCTCCAGCAGAGAGTACAACCATTACAAATGCTGGAAACACTATCAAGCAGTATCAGCCCCGTGATCTCTATTGATAATTCTGCTCATTTGAGTCGTTCTTCTAGCACTGACATCAATACCTTTGATTTTGCTGCTATCCTCAAAGCTTCTCAAGCGATCTCTGGCACGATTCAACTAGATGAACTACTGCACCAATTAACACAAATTATTCTGCAACATTCTGGGGGCGATCGCTGTGCCTTAATCCTACCTGATAGTCAAGGCCAATGGTTGGTTAGGGCAATTGCTACACTAGCAACCATAGAACTTTGTACCGAACCTTTAGAGGGTAACTCCAACTTACCACTCAAGTTGATTCAGTACGTCAAAAACACTCAAGAAATGGTGATGATTGACGAACTCAAGACCAATTTACCTGTAATTGATGAGTATTTACAAGAACGACAACCAAAAAGTTTGTTGTGCTTACCGATTATCAATCAAGGACAGATAATTGGGATTTTGTATTTAAAGAATCGCTCTACCAGTAATGTATTTACCAGCGATCGCATTCTAATTCTCAACTTTCTTTGTACCCAGGCAGCGATTTCTCTGGAAAATGCCCGACTTTATCAAGATTCTCAAATTTATGCCCAACAGTTAGAACAATCCCTGGAAAAATTACGCCTGAGTGAAAACCGCTTTCAGAAACTTGCAGATAATATTCCGGGAATGATTTATCAAATCCGCATTAAAGCCGATGGTTCAGCTTCAGTACCCTATGTTAGTTCTGGATGTCAAAGCCTTTACGAAGTGGCTGCTAAGGATTTGATGTCAGAGAAATTTAGCCTGCGTGATTTTGAACATCCCGAAGATCAAGCAGAGACGTTTCGCGCCACTATGGAATCAGCACAAAATCTCTCCACCTTTCAACATGAGTGGCGCATTATTACACCAAATGGGAATATCAAGTGGGTAAAAGCTGCATCCCAACCAGAAATTAACGAGGATGGTGAAATGGTATGGGATGGGATTGTCATTGATATTAGCGATCGCAAACTTGCTGAAGCTGCCATTGAGCAAAAATCTCAAGCCCTAGAAAATGCTCTCCAAGAACTGCAACAAGCTCAACTGCAAATGATCCAACATGAGAAAATGTCTGCACTTGGTAACTTAGTTGCTGGGGTAGCCCATGAAATGAACAATCCTCTCGGCTTTATTGCGGTTAGCCTCGAACAAGCTAAACCCACCTTAACTGATATCACCGAACACCTAAAACTATACCAACAAGCTCTACCAAATCCTGACGCAGAAATTCTTGCTCATGCCAAAGAAATCGACTTAGACTATAGCTTAGAAGACTTACCAAAAATGCTTGATGCAATGGTAATAGCTGCTGATAGATTGAAAAATATCAGCACCAGTTTAAGAACTTTCTCTCGTGCAGATCAAGATTATAAGGTACTATTTAATATTAATGAAGGCATTGATAGCACAATTTTAATTCTTAAGCATCGCCTGAAAGCAAATCAGCACCGACCAGAAATTTTAGTTGTAACCAAGTACGATAATTTACAGCCAATCTTGTGCTTTCCTGGACAATTAAATCAGGTATTTATGAATATTCTTGCTAATGCCATTGATGCTTTAGATGAATCAAGTATTGGCAAAAGTTTTGAAGAACTCAAGCTCAATCTTCACAAAATTATCGTGAAAACTGCCATTGAAAATCAGCATGTTACAATCTCCATTGCTGATAATGGTCAAGGCATGAGCGAAGAGATCAAATCGCGCATCTTTGACCATTTATTTACGACAAAAGGAGTTGGGAAAGGTACAGGACTGGGATTAGCGATCGCCAGACAAATTGTCGAAGAAAAACATGGTGGTAAAATTGCAGTTCATTCTGTTTTAGGACAGGGAACAGAGTTTGTAATTTCCTTACCCATTACAGATGATGCTATCAACAATCATTAA
- a CDS encoding protein kinase, with protein sequence MATLTCIPLIPGYQICSQLYAGTKTHVYQAIRQSDHLPVVIKLLASEYPSFHELLEFRNEYTMSKNLHIQGIVQPLSLLTYHNGYILVMPDTGKISLREYITSTHISLIEFF encoded by the coding sequence ATGGCTACTCTAACTTGTATTCCTCTAATTCCCGGATACCAAATTTGCTCTCAACTTTATGCTGGTACTAAAACCCACGTCTATCAAGCTATTCGCCAGTCAGATCATCTGCCAGTAGTCATTAAACTGTTAGCGTCAGAATACCCCAGTTTTCATGAATTACTAGAATTTCGTAACGAATATACGATGAGCAAAAATCTCCACATTCAGGGGATTGTGCAGCCATTATCACTCTTAACTTATCACAACGGTTATATTCTGGTAATGCCAGATACCGGAAAAATATCTTTACGAGAATACATCACATCTACTCACATCTCGCTCATAGAATTTTTTTAG
- a CDS encoding sensor histidine kinase yields the protein MSALGNLVAGVAHEMNNPLGFISASLQQAQPILSDITTHLKFYQQALPNPKDEILNHAKEIDLDYSLEDLPKMLDAMVLACERLKSISTSLRTFSRADQTYKVLFNINEGIDSTILILKHRLKANDQRPEIIVVTDYDDLQPILCFPGQLNQVFMNIIANAIDALDESSAGRSFEEIKLNPYKIIVTTAIENYHVTISIADNGQGISEDIKSHIFDYLFTTKGVGKGTGLGLAIARQIVEEKHGGKITVNSVLGEGTEFIISLPITDN from the coding sequence ATGTCTGCACTTGGTAACTTAGTTGCAGGTGTAGCTCATGAAATGAATAATCCTCTTGGCTTTATTTCGGCTAGTCTGCAACAGGCTCAACCCATCTTGAGTGATATTACTACACACCTCAAATTCTATCAGCAAGCTCTCCCTAATCCTAAAGATGAAATTCTTAATCATGCCAAAGAAATTGACTTAGACTATAGCTTAGAAGACCTACCAAAAATGCTCGATGCAATGGTGTTAGCTTGTGAGAGATTAAAAAGTATTAGCACCAGTTTAAGAACTTTTTCCCGTGCCGATCAAACTTATAAAGTGCTGTTTAATATTAATGAAGGCATTGATAGCACAATTTTAATTCTCAAACATCGTCTGAAAGCTAACGACCAACGTCCAGAAATTATTGTGGTGACAGATTATGATGATTTACAACCAATCCTATGTTTTCCTGGGCAATTAAATCAAGTATTTATGAATATTATCGCCAATGCGATCGATGCTTTAGATGAGTCAAGTGCCGGGCGCAGTTTTGAAGAAATTAAACTAAATCCTTATAAAATTATTGTCACAACAGCAATCGAAAATTATCATGTTACAATCTCCATCGCTGATAATGGTCAGGGCATCAGTGAAGATATTAAATCCCACATATTTGATTATTTGTTTACAACAAAAGGAGTCGGGAAAGGTACAGGATTAGGACTAGCGATCGCTCGGCAAATTGTGGAAGAAAAACATGGCGGCAAAATCACAGTTAATTCTGTTTTAGGAGAAGGCACAGAGTTTATAATTTCTCTACCTATTACAGATAATTAG